One window from the genome of Gopherus evgoodei ecotype Sinaloan lineage chromosome 2, rGopEvg1_v1.p, whole genome shotgun sequence encodes:
- the MPPE1 gene encoding metallophosphoesterase 1 isoform X3 — translation MERAFQTALSLLEPDIVFILGDVFDEGKWSSSQAWADDVRRFQKMFRHPVRTELMVVVGNHDIGFHYEMTTYKLKRFAKVFNFTSGKLITRKGVNFVMVNSVALEGDGCTVCSRAEAKLMKLSHKLNCSQQQEQNHSNKRCSGVEQLPASEPILLQHYPLYRRSDAECTGEDSALPEEKNTPFKEKYDVLSREASQKLLWWFHPRLILSGHTHSACEVLHNGKIPEISVPSFSWRNRNNPSFIMGSITPTDFSLYKCFLPLESRVTTIYCIAGALLGLLILAHLQLFNPPFYFAQHLIRKHKAV, via the exons ATGGAGAGAGCCTTCCAAACTGCCTTGTCGTTACTGGAGCCAGATATTGTTTTCATCCTAGGAGACGTCTTTGATGAAGGAAAGTGGAGCTCCTCCCAG GCCTGGGCAGATGATGTCAGGCGGTTTCAGAAAATGTTCCGACATCCAGTTCGCACTGAGCTAATGGTGGTTGTTGGCAACCATGACATTGGCTTTCATTATGA AATGACTACTTACAAGTTAAAACGGTTTGCAAAAGTTTTCAACTTCACCTCAGGAAAGCTAATAACCCGGAAGGGGGTAAA CTTTGTCATGGTGAACAGTGTTGCCCTGGAAGGTGATGGGTGCACTGTCTGCAGCAGGGCAGAGGCAAAGCTCATGAAGCTTTCTCATAAACTGAATTGCTCCCAACAG CAGGAACAGAATCATTCCAACAAAAGATGCAgcggtgtggaacagcttccagctTCAGAACCAATCCTTTTACAG CATTACCCTCTTTACAGAAGAAGTGACGCTGAATGTACCGGAGAAGATTCTGCTCTTCCAGAGGAAAAGAATACCCCGTTTAAAGAAAAGTATGATGTACTTTCTAGAGAGGCTTCACAAAAG TTGTTATGGTGGTTTCATCCCCGTTTGATTCTGAGCGGCCATACCCACAGTGCATGTGAAGTGTTGCATAATGGGAAGATTCCAGAAATCAGTGTCCCATCATTTAGCTGGAGGAACAGAAACAACCCTAGTTTCATCATG GGCAGCATAACACCAACTGACTTCTCCCTCTACAAGTGTTTCCTTCCACTTGAGAGCAGAGTTACTACTATATACTGTATAGCAGGGGCTCTACTTGGGCTACTGATACTAGCTCATCTTCAACTTTTCAATCCACCTTTTTATTTTGCTCAGCACTTAATCAGAAAGCATAAAGCAGTATGA